From the Sebastes fasciatus isolate fSebFas1 chromosome 3, fSebFas1.pri, whole genome shotgun sequence genome, one window contains:
- the tab1 gene encoding TGF-beta-activated kinase 1 and MAP3K7-binding protein 1 isoform X2: MAAQRRSLMQSHQSWTDDLPLCQMCGVGTATNCVYGPDGKGALIHPNEDGHLRFRGEDGCFLYGVFNGYDGSRVASFASQCLTAELLLGQLNSSHTDNDVRRILTQAFDVVEKSYFETIDDALAEKANLSNYLLPHNENVSFHQLSPQSQKMQERLKELEQEVSGGATAVVALILNNKLYIASVGTNRALLCKSSSDGQNQVLQIGRPHSTENEDELQRLSALGVDSARVRQAGQIAGQSSTRRLGDYRVKFNHNEIDLLSAAKTRPIIAEPEIHGSQSLDSVTGFLLLMSEGLINALESAHGPEQANQEIVAMVAAELAQQTSLEAVAQSVVERVKRLHHDVYVSGRQRATYCSRHEDMTLLIRTLNYPLADGVLTPTQGGRIYPVSVPYSNSQSTSKTSVTLSLVMPSQNTLTNGTNTASTLEEGTPTPGQSPTATLQSTNTQTQSSSSSSGDGSLFRQRGSQAAQPDETGRVPPYVDFSQFYRLWGSDHSDGQSTQGGLGPQ, translated from the exons ATGGCGGCCCAGCGCAGGAGCTTGATGCAGAGC CATCAGAGCTGGACAGATGACCTGCCGCTGTGCCAGATGTGCGGCGTTGGCACAGCAACCAACTGTGTGTATGGACCTGATGGGAAAGGAGCTCTGATCCACCCCAACGAGGATGGACACCTCAGGTTCAG AGGCGAGGACGGCTGTTTCCTGTACGGGGTTTTTAACGGTTACGATGGCAGCAGAGTGGCCAGTTTTGCCTCCCAGTGTCTGACAGCTGAACTGCTGCTGGGACAGCTCAACTCCAGTCACACAGACAACGACGTCCGCAGGATCCTCAcacag GCCTTTGACGTGGTGGAGAAGAGCTATTTTGAGACGATAGATGATGCTCTGGCTGAGAAAGCTAACCTGTCCAACTACCTCCTACCACACAacgag AATGTGTCGTTCCACCAGCTTTCTCCTCAGAGTCAGAAGATGCAGGAGCGTCTGAAGGAGCTGGAGCAGGAGGTGTCAGGAGGAGCGACGGCCGTGGTGGCACTGATCCTCAACAACAAGCTCTATATCGCCAGTGTtg GTACCAACCGGGCACTGCTGTGCAAGTCCAGCAGCGATGGGCAGAACCAGGTTCTCCAGATCGGCCGACCACACAGCACTGAGAATGAAGACGAGCTGCAGAGGCTGTCTGCGCTGG GTGTGGATTCAGCCCGTGTGAGGCAGGCGGGGCAGATTGCTGGTCAGAGCAGCACCAGAAGGCTCGGAGACTACCGCGTGAAGTTCAACCACAATGAAATCGACCTGCTCAG TGCGGCCAAGACGAGGCCAATCATCGCAGAGCCGGAGATTCATGGCAGCCAGTCTTTGGACAGCGTGACGGGCTTCTTGTTGCTGATGTCAGAAGGTCTCATCAATGCCCTGGAGTCCGCCCACGGCCCCGAACAAGCCAATCAG GAAATCGTTGCCATGGTAGCAGCAGAGCTGGCCCAGCAGACCAGTCTGGAGGCGGTGGCCCAGTCGGTGGTGGAGCGCGTTAAGCGGCTGCACCACGACGTCTACGTGTCCGGCCGTCAGAGGGCGACCTACTGTTCTCGGCACGAGGACATGACCCTGCTCATCCGCACGCTCAACTACCCGCTGGCTGACGGAGTGCTCACGCCCACGCAGg GTGGACGTATCTACCCCGTGTCGGTGCCCTACTCCAACAGCCAGAGCACCAGTAAAACCAGTGTCACCCTCTCGCTGGTCATGCCCTCCCAAAATACTCTCACCAATGGAACCAACACCGCCTCCACCTTGGAGGAAGGCACCCCGACACCAGG TCAGAGCCCCACAGCCACCCTCCAGTCCACCAACACCCAGACGCagagctccagctccagctcggGAGACGGCAGCCTGTTCCGCCAGAGAGGCAGCCAGGCGGCTCAGCCCGACGAGACGGGTAGGGTCCCGCCTTACGTGGACTTCAGTCAGTTTTACCGCCTGTGGGGGAGTGACCACAGCGACGGGCAGAGCACCCAGGGAGGACTGGGACCCCAGTGA
- the tab1 gene encoding TGF-beta-activated kinase 1 and MAP3K7-binding protein 1 isoform X1 has product MAAQRRSLMQSHQSWTDDLPLCQMCGVGTATNCVYGPDGKGALIHPNEDGHLRFRGEDGCFLYGVFNGYDGSRVASFASQCLTAELLLGQLNSSHTDNDVRRILTQAFDVVEKSYFETIDDALAEKANLSNYLLPHNENVSFHQLSPQSQKMQERLKELEQEVSGGATAVVALILNNKLYIASVGTNRALLCKSSSDGQNQVLQIGRPHSTENEDELQRLSALGVDSARVRQAGQIAGQSSTRRLGDYRVKFNHNEIDLLSAAKTRPIIAEPEIHGSQSLDSVTGFLLLMSEGLINALESAHGPEQANQEIVAMVAAELAQQTSLEAVAQSVVERVKRLHHDVYVSGRQRATYCSRHEDMTLLIRTLNYPLADGVLTPTQGGRIYPVSVPYSNSQSTSKTSVTLSLVMPSQNTLTNGTNTASTLEEGTPTPGSQSPTATLQSTNTQTQSSSSSSGDGSLFRQRGSQAAQPDETGRVPPYVDFSQFYRLWGSDHSDGQSTQGGLGPQ; this is encoded by the exons ATGGCGGCCCAGCGCAGGAGCTTGATGCAGAGC CATCAGAGCTGGACAGATGACCTGCCGCTGTGCCAGATGTGCGGCGTTGGCACAGCAACCAACTGTGTGTATGGACCTGATGGGAAAGGAGCTCTGATCCACCCCAACGAGGATGGACACCTCAGGTTCAG AGGCGAGGACGGCTGTTTCCTGTACGGGGTTTTTAACGGTTACGATGGCAGCAGAGTGGCCAGTTTTGCCTCCCAGTGTCTGACAGCTGAACTGCTGCTGGGACAGCTCAACTCCAGTCACACAGACAACGACGTCCGCAGGATCCTCAcacag GCCTTTGACGTGGTGGAGAAGAGCTATTTTGAGACGATAGATGATGCTCTGGCTGAGAAAGCTAACCTGTCCAACTACCTCCTACCACACAacgag AATGTGTCGTTCCACCAGCTTTCTCCTCAGAGTCAGAAGATGCAGGAGCGTCTGAAGGAGCTGGAGCAGGAGGTGTCAGGAGGAGCGACGGCCGTGGTGGCACTGATCCTCAACAACAAGCTCTATATCGCCAGTGTtg GTACCAACCGGGCACTGCTGTGCAAGTCCAGCAGCGATGGGCAGAACCAGGTTCTCCAGATCGGCCGACCACACAGCACTGAGAATGAAGACGAGCTGCAGAGGCTGTCTGCGCTGG GTGTGGATTCAGCCCGTGTGAGGCAGGCGGGGCAGATTGCTGGTCAGAGCAGCACCAGAAGGCTCGGAGACTACCGCGTGAAGTTCAACCACAATGAAATCGACCTGCTCAG TGCGGCCAAGACGAGGCCAATCATCGCAGAGCCGGAGATTCATGGCAGCCAGTCTTTGGACAGCGTGACGGGCTTCTTGTTGCTGATGTCAGAAGGTCTCATCAATGCCCTGGAGTCCGCCCACGGCCCCGAACAAGCCAATCAG GAAATCGTTGCCATGGTAGCAGCAGAGCTGGCCCAGCAGACCAGTCTGGAGGCGGTGGCCCAGTCGGTGGTGGAGCGCGTTAAGCGGCTGCACCACGACGTCTACGTGTCCGGCCGTCAGAGGGCGACCTACTGTTCTCGGCACGAGGACATGACCCTGCTCATCCGCACGCTCAACTACCCGCTGGCTGACGGAGTGCTCACGCCCACGCAGg GTGGACGTATCTACCCCGTGTCGGTGCCCTACTCCAACAGCCAGAGCACCAGTAAAACCAGTGTCACCCTCTCGCTGGTCATGCCCTCCCAAAATACTCTCACCAATGGAACCAACACCGCCTCCACCTTGGAGGAAGGCACCCCGACACCAGG CAGTCAGAGCCCCACAGCCACCCTCCAGTCCACCAACACCCAGACGCagagctccagctccagctcggGAGACGGCAGCCTGTTCCGCCAGAGAGGCAGCCAGGCGGCTCAGCCCGACGAGACGGGTAGGGTCCCGCCTTACGTGGACTTCAGTCAGTTTTACCGCCTGTGGGGGAGTGACCACAGCGACGGGCAGAGCACCCAGGGAGGACTGGGACCCCAGTGA